In one window of Rhinoderma darwinii isolate aRhiDar2 chromosome 7, aRhiDar2.hap1, whole genome shotgun sequence DNA:
- the LOC142657471 gene encoding phosphatidylinositol polyphosphate 5-phosphatase type IV-like — translation MYRVIVYKIGAVHKRIQDYKTITEGLRLPQIIPERINSNALDVTSRFDRVFWFGDLNFQLKEDRKNVESLLKNIKGRDMSSLLKHDHLNEAKNNGSIFVGFKEHTIEFLPTYKFDIGTDTYDTSEKQRVPSYTDRVLFKSQYEGDVRVLKYDSCPVLKTSDHRPVFGIFEVKLRPGSDK, via the exons atgtacagaGTTATTGTatataaaa ttggggcagtccacaagaggatccaggactataaaactatcaccgagggtctccgtctgcctcaaattattccggaaagaataaactccaatgcct tggacgtcaccagccgctttgatcgagttttttggtttggggacctcaattttcaactgaaagaggacagaaaaaacgtggaatctcttctgaagaacattaaaggaagagatatgtccagtctcctcaaacacgaccatctgaatgaagccaagaacaacg ggtccatatttgtagggtttaaggagcacaccatagaattccttcctacatataagttcgacattggcacagacacctacgatacatcagaaaagcagagagtcccatcatatacg gacagggtgttgtttaaaagccaatacgagggagatgtgcgagtcctgaaatacgactcttgccctgtgttgaagacctcagaccaccgacccgtttttggtatctttgaagtaaagctcagacctggttcagataagtaa